The Apium graveolens cultivar Ventura chromosome 6, ASM990537v1, whole genome shotgun sequence genome contains a region encoding:
- the LOC141663882 gene encoding succinate dehydrogenase assembly factor 1, mitochondrial — protein sequence MGATSRPKLSGLQKQVLALYREFLRAARAKSTEDRKQIEFIVSKQFRHNATQVDRKNFLYIEHLLRRGKHQLDQLKNPATVGLSSLNVKVSDSKHN from the coding sequence ATGGGCGCCACCAGTAGACCAAAGTTGTCAGGGTTGCAAAAGCAAGTGCTTGCTCTTTATAGAGAATTTTTGCGAGCAGCACGGGCCAAGTCAACTGAAGATCGAAAACAGATTGAATTTATTGTTTCCAAACAGTTTCGTCACAATGCAACCCAAGTGGATCGCAAAAATTTTCTTTACATTGAACACTTACTTCGTCGTGGGAAGCACCAGCTTGATCAGCTCAAAAACCCAGCTACTGTTGGACTATCGTCCTTGAATGTAAAAGTTTCAGATTCCAAGCACAACTAA